The Macaca fascicularis isolate 582-1 chromosome 11, T2T-MFA8v1.1 genome includes a region encoding these proteins:
- the FOXM1 gene encoding forkhead box protein M1 isoform X13 gives MKTSPRRPLILKRRRLPLPVQNAPSETSEEEPKRSPARQEPNQAEASKEVAESNTCKFPAGIKIINHPTMSNTQVVAIPNNADIHSIITALTAKGKESGSSGPNKFILISCGGAPTQPPGLQPQTQTSYDAKRTEVTLETLGPQPAARDGNLPRPPGALCEQKRETCDGEAAGCTINKSLSNIQWLRKTSSDGLGSCSIKQEMEEKENCHLEQRQVKVEEPSRPSTSWQNSVSERPPYSYMAMIQFAINSTERKRMTLKDIYTWIEDHFPYFKHIAKPGWKNSIRHNLSLHDMFVRETSANGKVSFWTIHPSANRYLTLDQVFKQQKRPNPELRRNMTIKTELPLSARRKMKPLLPRVSSYLVPIQFPVNQSLVLQPSVKVPLPLAASLMSSELARHSKRVRIAPKVLLAEEGTAPLPSAGPGKEEKLLCGEGLCPLLPVQSIKEEQIQPGEEMPHLARPIKVESPPLEEWPSPAPSFKEESSHSWEDSPQSPTPRPKKSYGGLRSPTRCVSEMLVIPHRERRERSRSRRKQHLLPPCVAEPELLFSEGPSTSRWAAELPFPADSSQPAPQLSYPQEEGGPFKTPIKETLPISSTPSKSVLPRTPESWRLTPPAKVGGLDFSPVQTPQGASGPLPDPLELMDLSTTPLKSVPPFESPQRLLSSEPLDLASVPFGNSSPSDIEVPKPGSPEPQVSGLAANRSLTEGLVLDTMNDSLSKILLDISFPGLEEDPLGPDNINWSQFIPELQ, from the exons ATGAAAACCAGCCCCCGTCGGCCACTGATTCTCAAAAGACGGAGGCTGCCCCTTCCTGTTCAAAATGCCCCAAGTGAAACATCAGAGGAGGAACCCAAGAGATCCCCTGCCCGACAGGAGCCTAACCAAGCAGAGGCCTCCAAGGAAGTGGCAGAGTCCAACACTTGCAAGTTTCCAGCTGGGATCAAGATTATTAACCACCCCACCATGTCCAACACCCAAGTGGTGGCCATCCCCAACAATGCCGACATCCACAGCATCATCACTGCACTGACTGCCAAGGGAAAAGAGAGCGGCAGTAGTGGGCCCAACAAATTCATCCTCATCAGTTGTGGGGGAGCCCCAACTCAGCCTCCAGGACTCCAGCCTCAAACCCAAACCAGCTATGATGCCAAAAGGACAGAAGTGACCCTGGAGACCTTGGGACCACAACCTGCAGCTAGGGATGGGAATCTTCCTAGACCACCTGGAGCCCTTTGCGAGCAGAAACGGGAGACCTGTG ATGGTGAGGCAGCAGGCTGCACTATCAACAAGAGCCTATCCAACATCCAGTGGCTCCGAAAGACGAGTTCTGATGGACTGGGCTCCTGCAGCATCAAGCAAGagatggaggagaaggagaatTGTCACCTGGAGCAGAGACAGGTTAAG GTTGAGGAACCTTCGAGACCATCAACGTCCTGGCAGAACTCTGTGTCTGAGCGGCCACCCTACTCTTACATGGCCATGATACAATTCGCCATCAACAGCACTGAGAGGAAGCGCATGACCTTGAAAGACATCTATACTTGGATAGAGGACCACTTTCCCTATTTTAAGCACATTGCCAAGCCAGGCTGGAAG AACTCCATCCGCCACAACCTTTCCCTGCATGACATGTTTGTCCGGGAGACGTCTGCCAATGGCAAGGTCTCCTTCTGGACCATTCACCCCAGTGCCAACCGCTACTTGACATTGGACCAGGTGTTTAAG CAGCAGAAACGACCGAATCCAGAGCTCCGCCGGAACATGACCATCAAAACTGAACTCCCGCTGAGCGCAC GGCGGAAGATGAAGCCACTGTTACCACGGGTCAGCTCATACCTGGTGCCTATCCAATTCCCGGTGAACCAGTCACTGGTGTTGCAGCCCTCGGTGAAGGTGCCATTACCCCTGGCGGCTTCCCTCATGAGCTCAGAGCTTGCCCGCCATAGCAAGCGAGTCCGCATTGCCCCCAAG GTGCTGCTAGCTGAGGAGGGGACAGCCCCTCTTCCTTCTGCAGGGCCAGGGAAAGAGGAGAAACTGCTGTGTGGAGAAGGGCTGTGTCCTTTGCTTCCAGTTCAGTCTATCAAGGAGGAACAAATCCAGCCTGGGGAGGAAATGCCGCACTTAGCGAGACCCATCAAAGTGGAGAGCCCCCCCTTGGAAGAGTGGCCCTCCCCGGCCCCGTCCTTCAAAGAGGAATCATCTCACTCCTGGGAGGATTCACCCCAATCTCCCACCCCAAGACCCAAGAAGTCCTACGGTGGGCTTAGGTCGCCAACCCGGTGTGTCTCGGAAATGCTTGTGATCCCAcacagggagaggagggagaggagccgGTCTCGGAGGAAACAGCATCTACTGCCTCCCTGCGTGGCTGAGCCGGAGCTGCTCTTCTCAGAGGGGCCCAGTACTTCCCGCTGGGCCGCAGAACTCCCGTTCCCGGCAGACTCCTCTCAGCCTGCCCCCCAGCTCAGCTACCCCCAGGAAGAGGGAGGACCTTTTAAGACACCCATTAAGGAAACGCTGCCCATCTCCTCCACCCCGAGCAAATCTGTCCTCCCCAGAACGCCTGAATCCTGGAGGCTCACGCCCCCAGCCAAAGTAGGGGGGCTGGATTTCAGCCCAGTACAAACCCCCCAGGGCGCCTCTGGCCCCTTGCCTGACCCCCTGGAGCTGATGGATCTCAGCACCACTCCACTGAAAAGCGTTCCCCCCTTTGAATCACCGCAAAGGCTCCTCAGTTCAGAACCCTTAGACCTCGCCTCCGTCCCCTTTGGCAACTCTTCTCCCTCAGATATAGAAGTCCCCAAGCCAGGCTCCCCGGAGCCACAGGTTTCTGGCCTCGCAGCCAATCGTTCTCTGACAGAAGGCCTGGTTCTGGACACAATGAATGATAGCCTCAGCAAGATCCTGCTGGACATCAGCTTTCCTGGCCTGGAGGAGGACCCACTGGGCCCTGACAACATCAACTGGTCCCAGTTTATTCCTGAGCTACAGTAg
- the FOXM1 gene encoding forkhead box protein M1 isoform X16 encodes MKTSPRRPLILKRRRLPLPVQNAPSETSEEEPKRSPARQEPNQAEASKEVAESNTCKFPAGIKIINHPTMSNTQVVAIPNNADIHSIITALTAKGKESGSSGPNKFILISCGGAPTQPPGLQPQTQTSYDAKRTEVTLETLGPQPAARDGNLPRPPGALCEQKRETCDGEAAGCTINKSLSNIQWLRKTSSDGLGSCSIKQEMEEKENCHLEQRQVKVEEPSRPSTSWQNSVSERPPYSYMAMIQFAINSTERKRMTLKDIYTWIEDHFPYFKHIAKPGWKQQKRPNPELRRNMTIKTELPLSARRKMKPLLPRVSSYLVPIQFPVNQSLVLQPSVKVPLPLAASLMSSELARHSKRVRIAPKVLLAEEGTAPLPSAGPGKEEKLLCGEGLCPLLPVQSIKEEQIQPGEEMPHLARPIKVESPPLEEWPSPAPSFKEESSHSWEDSPQSPTPRPKKSYGGLRSPTRCVSEMLVIPHRERRERSRSRRKQHLLPPCVAEPELLFSEGPSTSRWAAELPFPADSSQPAPQLSYPQEEGGPFKTPIKETLPISSTPSKSVLPRTPESWRLTPPAKVGGLDFSPVQTPQGASGPLPDPLELMDLSTTPLKSVPPFESPQRLLSSEPLDLASVPFGNSSPSDIEVPKPGSPEPQVSGLAANRSLTEGLVLDTMNDSLSKILLDISFPGLEEDPLGPDNINWSQFIPELQ; translated from the exons ATGAAAACCAGCCCCCGTCGGCCACTGATTCTCAAAAGACGGAGGCTGCCCCTTCCTGTTCAAAATGCCCCAAGTGAAACATCAGAGGAGGAACCCAAGAGATCCCCTGCCCGACAGGAGCCTAACCAAGCAGAGGCCTCCAAGGAAGTGGCAGAGTCCAACACTTGCAAGTTTCCAGCTGGGATCAAGATTATTAACCACCCCACCATGTCCAACACCCAAGTGGTGGCCATCCCCAACAATGCCGACATCCACAGCATCATCACTGCACTGACTGCCAAGGGAAAAGAGAGCGGCAGTAGTGGGCCCAACAAATTCATCCTCATCAGTTGTGGGGGAGCCCCAACTCAGCCTCCAGGACTCCAGCCTCAAACCCAAACCAGCTATGATGCCAAAAGGACAGAAGTGACCCTGGAGACCTTGGGACCACAACCTGCAGCTAGGGATGGGAATCTTCCTAGACCACCTGGAGCCCTTTGCGAGCAGAAACGGGAGACCTGTG ATGGTGAGGCAGCAGGCTGCACTATCAACAAGAGCCTATCCAACATCCAGTGGCTCCGAAAGACGAGTTCTGATGGACTGGGCTCCTGCAGCATCAAGCAAGagatggaggagaaggagaatTGTCACCTGGAGCAGAGACAGGTTAAG GTTGAGGAACCTTCGAGACCATCAACGTCCTGGCAGAACTCTGTGTCTGAGCGGCCACCCTACTCTTACATGGCCATGATACAATTCGCCATCAACAGCACTGAGAGGAAGCGCATGACCTTGAAAGACATCTATACTTGGATAGAGGACCACTTTCCCTATTTTAAGCACATTGCCAAGCCAGGCTGGAAG CAGCAGAAACGACCGAATCCAGAGCTCCGCCGGAACATGACCATCAAAACTGAACTCCCGCTGAGCGCAC GGCGGAAGATGAAGCCACTGTTACCACGGGTCAGCTCATACCTGGTGCCTATCCAATTCCCGGTGAACCAGTCACTGGTGTTGCAGCCCTCGGTGAAGGTGCCATTACCCCTGGCGGCTTCCCTCATGAGCTCAGAGCTTGCCCGCCATAGCAAGCGAGTCCGCATTGCCCCCAAG GTGCTGCTAGCTGAGGAGGGGACAGCCCCTCTTCCTTCTGCAGGGCCAGGGAAAGAGGAGAAACTGCTGTGTGGAGAAGGGCTGTGTCCTTTGCTTCCAGTTCAGTCTATCAAGGAGGAACAAATCCAGCCTGGGGAGGAAATGCCGCACTTAGCGAGACCCATCAAAGTGGAGAGCCCCCCCTTGGAAGAGTGGCCCTCCCCGGCCCCGTCCTTCAAAGAGGAATCATCTCACTCCTGGGAGGATTCACCCCAATCTCCCACCCCAAGACCCAAGAAGTCCTACGGTGGGCTTAGGTCGCCAACCCGGTGTGTCTCGGAAATGCTTGTGATCCCAcacagggagaggagggagaggagccgGTCTCGGAGGAAACAGCATCTACTGCCTCCCTGCGTGGCTGAGCCGGAGCTGCTCTTCTCAGAGGGGCCCAGTACTTCCCGCTGGGCCGCAGAACTCCCGTTCCCGGCAGACTCCTCTCAGCCTGCCCCCCAGCTCAGCTACCCCCAGGAAGAGGGAGGACCTTTTAAGACACCCATTAAGGAAACGCTGCCCATCTCCTCCACCCCGAGCAAATCTGTCCTCCCCAGAACGCCTGAATCCTGGAGGCTCACGCCCCCAGCCAAAGTAGGGGGGCTGGATTTCAGCCCAGTACAAACCCCCCAGGGCGCCTCTGGCCCCTTGCCTGACCCCCTGGAGCTGATGGATCTCAGCACCACTCCACTGAAAAGCGTTCCCCCCTTTGAATCACCGCAAAGGCTCCTCAGTTCAGAACCCTTAGACCTCGCCTCCGTCCCCTTTGGCAACTCTTCTCCCTCAGATATAGAAGTCCCCAAGCCAGGCTCCCCGGAGCCACAGGTTTCTGGCCTCGCAGCCAATCGTTCTCTGACAGAAGGCCTGGTTCTGGACACAATGAATGATAGCCTCAGCAAGATCCTGCTGGACATCAGCTTTCCTGGCCTGGAGGAGGACCCACTGGGCCCTGACAACATCAACTGGTCCCAGTTTATTCCTGAGCTACAGTAg
- the FOXM1 gene encoding forkhead box protein M1 isoform X12: MKTSPRRPLILKRRRLPLPVQNAPSETSEEEPKRSPARQEPNQAEASKEVAESNTCKFPAGIKIINHPTMSNTQVVAIPNNADIHSIITALTAKGKESGSSGPNKFILISCGGAPTQPPGLQPQTQTSYDAKRTEVTLETLGPQPAARDGNLPRPPGALCEQKRETCDGEAAGCTINKSLSNIQWLRKTSSDGLGSCSIKQEMEEKENCHLEQRQVKVEEPSRPSTSWQNSVSERPPYSYMAMIQFAINSTERKRMTLKDIYTWIEDHFPYFKHIAKPGWKNSIRHNLSLHDMFVRETSANGKVSFWTIHPSANRYLTLDQVFKQQQKRPNPELRRNMTIKTELPLSARRKMKPLLPRVSSYLVPIQFPVNQSLVLQPSVKVPLPLAASLMSSELARHSKRVRIAPKVLLAEEGTAPLPSAGPGKEEKLLCGEGLCPLLPVQSIKEEQIQPGEEMPHLARPIKVESPPLEEWPSPAPSFKEESSHSWEDSPQSPTPRPKKSYGGLRSPTRCVSEMLVIPHRERRERSRSRRKQHLLPPCVAEPELLFSEGPSTSRWAAELPFPADSSQPAPQLSYPQEEGGPFKTPIKETLPISSTPSKSVLPRTPESWRLTPPAKVGGLDFSPVQTPQGASGPLPDPLELMDLSTTPLKSVPPFESPQRLLSSEPLDLASVPFGNSSPSDIEVPKPGSPEPQVSGLAANRSLTEGLVLDTMNDSLSKILLDISFPGLEEDPLGPDNINWSQFIPELQ, from the exons ATGAAAACCAGCCCCCGTCGGCCACTGATTCTCAAAAGACGGAGGCTGCCCCTTCCTGTTCAAAATGCCCCAAGTGAAACATCAGAGGAGGAACCCAAGAGATCCCCTGCCCGACAGGAGCCTAACCAAGCAGAGGCCTCCAAGGAAGTGGCAGAGTCCAACACTTGCAAGTTTCCAGCTGGGATCAAGATTATTAACCACCCCACCATGTCCAACACCCAAGTGGTGGCCATCCCCAACAATGCCGACATCCACAGCATCATCACTGCACTGACTGCCAAGGGAAAAGAGAGCGGCAGTAGTGGGCCCAACAAATTCATCCTCATCAGTTGTGGGGGAGCCCCAACTCAGCCTCCAGGACTCCAGCCTCAAACCCAAACCAGCTATGATGCCAAAAGGACAGAAGTGACCCTGGAGACCTTGGGACCACAACCTGCAGCTAGGGATGGGAATCTTCCTAGACCACCTGGAGCCCTTTGCGAGCAGAAACGGGAGACCTGTG ATGGTGAGGCAGCAGGCTGCACTATCAACAAGAGCCTATCCAACATCCAGTGGCTCCGAAAGACGAGTTCTGATGGACTGGGCTCCTGCAGCATCAAGCAAGagatggaggagaaggagaatTGTCACCTGGAGCAGAGACAGGTTAAG GTTGAGGAACCTTCGAGACCATCAACGTCCTGGCAGAACTCTGTGTCTGAGCGGCCACCCTACTCTTACATGGCCATGATACAATTCGCCATCAACAGCACTGAGAGGAAGCGCATGACCTTGAAAGACATCTATACTTGGATAGAGGACCACTTTCCCTATTTTAAGCACATTGCCAAGCCAGGCTGGAAG AACTCCATCCGCCACAACCTTTCCCTGCATGACATGTTTGTCCGGGAGACGTCTGCCAATGGCAAGGTCTCCTTCTGGACCATTCACCCCAGTGCCAACCGCTACTTGACATTGGACCAGGTGTTTAAG CAGCAGCAGAAACGACCGAATCCAGAGCTCCGCCGGAACATGACCATCAAAACTGAACTCCCGCTGAGCGCAC GGCGGAAGATGAAGCCACTGTTACCACGGGTCAGCTCATACCTGGTGCCTATCCAATTCCCGGTGAACCAGTCACTGGTGTTGCAGCCCTCGGTGAAGGTGCCATTACCCCTGGCGGCTTCCCTCATGAGCTCAGAGCTTGCCCGCCATAGCAAGCGAGTCCGCATTGCCCCCAAG GTGCTGCTAGCTGAGGAGGGGACAGCCCCTCTTCCTTCTGCAGGGCCAGGGAAAGAGGAGAAACTGCTGTGTGGAGAAGGGCTGTGTCCTTTGCTTCCAGTTCAGTCTATCAAGGAGGAACAAATCCAGCCTGGGGAGGAAATGCCGCACTTAGCGAGACCCATCAAAGTGGAGAGCCCCCCCTTGGAAGAGTGGCCCTCCCCGGCCCCGTCCTTCAAAGAGGAATCATCTCACTCCTGGGAGGATTCACCCCAATCTCCCACCCCAAGACCCAAGAAGTCCTACGGTGGGCTTAGGTCGCCAACCCGGTGTGTCTCGGAAATGCTTGTGATCCCAcacagggagaggagggagaggagccgGTCTCGGAGGAAACAGCATCTACTGCCTCCCTGCGTGGCTGAGCCGGAGCTGCTCTTCTCAGAGGGGCCCAGTACTTCCCGCTGGGCCGCAGAACTCCCGTTCCCGGCAGACTCCTCTCAGCCTGCCCCCCAGCTCAGCTACCCCCAGGAAGAGGGAGGACCTTTTAAGACACCCATTAAGGAAACGCTGCCCATCTCCTCCACCCCGAGCAAATCTGTCCTCCCCAGAACGCCTGAATCCTGGAGGCTCACGCCCCCAGCCAAAGTAGGGGGGCTGGATTTCAGCCCAGTACAAACCCCCCAGGGCGCCTCTGGCCCCTTGCCTGACCCCCTGGAGCTGATGGATCTCAGCACCACTCCACTGAAAAGCGTTCCCCCCTTTGAATCACCGCAAAGGCTCCTCAGTTCAGAACCCTTAGACCTCGCCTCCGTCCCCTTTGGCAACTCTTCTCCCTCAGATATAGAAGTCCCCAAGCCAGGCTCCCCGGAGCCACAGGTTTCTGGCCTCGCAGCCAATCGTTCTCTGACAGAAGGCCTGGTTCTGGACACAATGAATGATAGCCTCAGCAAGATCCTGCTGGACATCAGCTTTCCTGGCCTGGAGGAGGACCCACTGGGCCCTGACAACATCAACTGGTCCCAGTTTATTCCTGAGCTACAGTAg
- the FOXM1 gene encoding forkhead box protein M1 isoform X7 yields the protein MKTSPRRPLILKRRRLPLPVQNAPSETSEEEPKRSPARQEPNQAEASKEVAESNTCKFPAGIKIINHPTMSNTQVVAIPNNADIHSIITALTAKGKESGSSGPNKFILISCGGAPTQPPGLQPQTQTSYDAKRTEVTLETLGPQPAARDGNLPRPPGALCEQKRETCDGEAAGCTINKSLSNIQWLRKTSSDGLGSCSIKQEMEEKENCHLEQRQVKVEEPSRPSTSWQNSVSERPPYSYMAMIQFAINSTERKRMTLKDIYTWIEDHFPYFKHIAKPGWKNSIRHNLSLHDMFVRETSANGKVSFWTIHPSANRYLTLDQVFKPLDPGSPQLPEHLESQQKRPNPELRRNMTIKTELPLSARRKMKPLLPRVSSYLVPIQFPVNQSLVLQPSVKVPLPLAASLMSSELARHSKRVRIAPKVLLAEEGTAPLPSAGPGKEEKLLCGEGLCPLLPVQSIKEEQIQPGEEMPHLARPIKVESPPLEEWPSPAPSFKEESSHSWEDSPQSPTPRPKKSYGGLRSPTRCVSEMLVIPHRERRERSRSRRKQHLLPPCVAEPELLFSEGPSTSRWAAELPFPADSSQPAPQLSYPQEEGGPFKTPIKETLPISSTPSKSVLPRTPESWRLTPPAKVGGLDFSPVQTPQGASGPLPDPLELMDLSTTPLKSVPPFESPQRLLSSEPLDLASVPFGNSSPSDIEVPKPGSPEPQVSGLAANRSLTEGLVLDTMNDSLSKILLDISFPGLEEDPLGPDNINWSQFIPELQ from the exons ATGAAAACCAGCCCCCGTCGGCCACTGATTCTCAAAAGACGGAGGCTGCCCCTTCCTGTTCAAAATGCCCCAAGTGAAACATCAGAGGAGGAACCCAAGAGATCCCCTGCCCGACAGGAGCCTAACCAAGCAGAGGCCTCCAAGGAAGTGGCAGAGTCCAACACTTGCAAGTTTCCAGCTGGGATCAAGATTATTAACCACCCCACCATGTCCAACACCCAAGTGGTGGCCATCCCCAACAATGCCGACATCCACAGCATCATCACTGCACTGACTGCCAAGGGAAAAGAGAGCGGCAGTAGTGGGCCCAACAAATTCATCCTCATCAGTTGTGGGGGAGCCCCAACTCAGCCTCCAGGACTCCAGCCTCAAACCCAAACCAGCTATGATGCCAAAAGGACAGAAGTGACCCTGGAGACCTTGGGACCACAACCTGCAGCTAGGGATGGGAATCTTCCTAGACCACCTGGAGCCCTTTGCGAGCAGAAACGGGAGACCTGTG ATGGTGAGGCAGCAGGCTGCACTATCAACAAGAGCCTATCCAACATCCAGTGGCTCCGAAAGACGAGTTCTGATGGACTGGGCTCCTGCAGCATCAAGCAAGagatggaggagaaggagaatTGTCACCTGGAGCAGAGACAGGTTAAG GTTGAGGAACCTTCGAGACCATCAACGTCCTGGCAGAACTCTGTGTCTGAGCGGCCACCCTACTCTTACATGGCCATGATACAATTCGCCATCAACAGCACTGAGAGGAAGCGCATGACCTTGAAAGACATCTATACTTGGATAGAGGACCACTTTCCCTATTTTAAGCACATTGCCAAGCCAGGCTGGAAG AACTCCATCCGCCACAACCTTTCCCTGCATGACATGTTTGTCCGGGAGACGTCTGCCAATGGCAAGGTCTCCTTCTGGACCATTCACCCCAGTGCCAACCGCTACTTGACATTGGACCAGGTGTTTAAG CCACTGGACCCAGGGTCTCCACAATTGCCCGAGCACTTGGAATCA CAGCAGAAACGACCGAATCCAGAGCTCCGCCGGAACATGACCATCAAAACTGAACTCCCGCTGAGCGCAC GGCGGAAGATGAAGCCACTGTTACCACGGGTCAGCTCATACCTGGTGCCTATCCAATTCCCGGTGAACCAGTCACTGGTGTTGCAGCCCTCGGTGAAGGTGCCATTACCCCTGGCGGCTTCCCTCATGAGCTCAGAGCTTGCCCGCCATAGCAAGCGAGTCCGCATTGCCCCCAAG GTGCTGCTAGCTGAGGAGGGGACAGCCCCTCTTCCTTCTGCAGGGCCAGGGAAAGAGGAGAAACTGCTGTGTGGAGAAGGGCTGTGTCCTTTGCTTCCAGTTCAGTCTATCAAGGAGGAACAAATCCAGCCTGGGGAGGAAATGCCGCACTTAGCGAGACCCATCAAAGTGGAGAGCCCCCCCTTGGAAGAGTGGCCCTCCCCGGCCCCGTCCTTCAAAGAGGAATCATCTCACTCCTGGGAGGATTCACCCCAATCTCCCACCCCAAGACCCAAGAAGTCCTACGGTGGGCTTAGGTCGCCAACCCGGTGTGTCTCGGAAATGCTTGTGATCCCAcacagggagaggagggagaggagccgGTCTCGGAGGAAACAGCATCTACTGCCTCCCTGCGTGGCTGAGCCGGAGCTGCTCTTCTCAGAGGGGCCCAGTACTTCCCGCTGGGCCGCAGAACTCCCGTTCCCGGCAGACTCCTCTCAGCCTGCCCCCCAGCTCAGCTACCCCCAGGAAGAGGGAGGACCTTTTAAGACACCCATTAAGGAAACGCTGCCCATCTCCTCCACCCCGAGCAAATCTGTCCTCCCCAGAACGCCTGAATCCTGGAGGCTCACGCCCCCAGCCAAAGTAGGGGGGCTGGATTTCAGCCCAGTACAAACCCCCCAGGGCGCCTCTGGCCCCTTGCCTGACCCCCTGGAGCTGATGGATCTCAGCACCACTCCACTGAAAAGCGTTCCCCCCTTTGAATCACCGCAAAGGCTCCTCAGTTCAGAACCCTTAGACCTCGCCTCCGTCCCCTTTGGCAACTCTTCTCCCTCAGATATAGAAGTCCCCAAGCCAGGCTCCCCGGAGCCACAGGTTTCTGGCCTCGCAGCCAATCGTTCTCTGACAGAAGGCCTGGTTCTGGACACAATGAATGATAGCCTCAGCAAGATCCTGCTGGACATCAGCTTTCCTGGCCTGGAGGAGGACCCACTGGGCCCTGACAACATCAACTGGTCCCAGTTTATTCCTGAGCTACAGTAg